In Anguilla rostrata isolate EN2019 chromosome 1, ASM1855537v3, whole genome shotgun sequence, a genomic segment contains:
- the LOC135264081 gene encoding transcriptional repressor p66-beta-like produces the protein MERMSEETLRMNLLKRGLEAPEEREEALAKRLKMEGHEAMERLKMLALLKRKDLAGLEGGAAGTQGEAKGSLGGGQGLAGPLCYEEKMNGSLRGGSGGHGAHGAHGGMGKSGKENMGDEPVDMSARRGDVDRDRHTPSPDVIVLSDNEASSPRGSSRAEDRLRAANVEMFKGKSDEERQQMIKALREELRLEEARLVLLKKLRQSQMQKENLVQKVPVVQNAASSVQPSAIHSSQGLAKLPVRPGLQNPEPQNLRTLQGHTVIRSAANASLPQMMMSQRVIAPNPAQLQGQRVPSKPGMMRSATGNMNNAVGYQQTSSQQVSASQRSGSSAIYMNLAHMQAAGAGGVGGVTGVGAVSPSPLPSPGAGSLSDSVSSQAAAKLALRKQLEKTLLEIPPPKPPAPLLHFLPSAANSEFIYMVGLEEVVQSVIDSQGKLRGPLSRMDPFMCAQCRTDFTPHWKQEKGGRILCEQCMTSNQKKALKAEHTNRLKNAFVKALQQEQEIEQRLQQQAALSPSSAQTVPSVSKTETMIRHHALRQAPQPQATQSQASLQRGLSSSARGVLSNFAQASQLSVASSLLGMTGKQRCGGGGGSRAQHDSRRQLYNIPGVNIAYLNPGSVGGHKASSLADRQREYLLDMIPPRSISQSITGQK, from the exons ATGGAGCGGATGAGTGAGGAGACCCTGCGGATGAACTTGCTGAAGCGCGGCCTGGAGGCCccggaggagcgggaggaggcccTGGCCAAGCGGCTCAAGATGGAGGGCCACGAGGCCATGGAGCGTCTGAAGATGCTGGCCCTGCTGAAGCGCAAGGACCTCGCCGGATTGGAGGGGGGCGCCGCCGGGACCCAAGGGGAGGCGAAGGGCTCCCTGGGCGGCGGCCAGGGCCTGGCCGGGCCCTTGTGCTACGAGGAGAAGATGAACGGGAGCCTGCGGGGCGGGTCGGGGGGCCACGGGGCCCACGGGGCCCACGGAGGCATGGGAAAGAGTGGGAAGGAGAACATGGGGGACGAGCCAGTCGACATGAGTGCCAGACGGGG GGATGTGGACCGAGACCGCCACACCCCCTCTCCGGACGTGATTGTCCTGTCCGACAACGAGGCCTCCAGCCCCAGGGGGTCCTCCCGTGCTGAGGACAGGCTGAGGGCTGCAAACGTGGAGATGTTCAAG GGCAAGAGCGACGAGGAGCGGCAGCAGATGATCAAAGCCCTGAGAGAGGAGCTGCGTCTGGAGGAGGCCCGGCTGGTGCTTCTGAAGAAGCTGAGGCAGAGTCAGATGCAGAAGGAGAACCTGGTGCAGAAG GTACCGGTGGTCCAGAACGCGGCCTCCTCTGTGCAGCCGTCCGCCATTCACAGTTCCCAGGGTCTGGCCAAACTGCCGGTGCGTCCTGGGCTCCAGAATCCAGAGCCGCAGAACCTGCGCACCCTACAG GGGCACACAGTGATCAGGTCAGCTGCCAATGCCTCCCTTCCAcaaatgatgatgtcacagagggtcATTGCCCCCAACCCAGCCCAACTGCAGGGCCAGAGGGTGCCCTCCAAGCCTGGCATGATGCGATCCGCTACAGGAAACATGAACAATGCAGTCGGATACCAGCAG ACCTCCAGCCAGCAGGTGTCAGCCTCCCAGCGATCTGGATCCTCTGCCATCTACATGAACCTGGCTCACATGCAGGCAGCCGGGGCTGGCGGAGTCGGAGGGGTGACAGGTGTGGGCGCTGTCagtccctctcccctgcccagTCCGGGGGCGGGGTCCCTGTCagattcagtcagcagccaggcGGCCGCCAAGCTGGCCCTGCGCAAACAGCTGGAGAAGACCCTGCTGGAGatcccaccccccaaaccacccGCACCCCTGCTGCACTTCCTGCCCTCAGCCGCCAACAGCGAATTCATCTACATGGTGGGCTTGGAAGAGGTGGTGCAGAGTGTCATCGACAGCCAGG gtAAATTACGTGGGCCGCTGTCCCGCATGGATCCCTTCATGTGCGCCCAGTGCAGGACGGACTTCACTCCGCACTGGAAGCAGGAGAAGGGCGGGCGCATCCTCTGTGAGCAGTGCATGACATCCAATCAGAAGAAGGCCCTGAAGGCCGAGCACACCAACCGTCTGAAGAACGCCTTCGTGAAggccctgcagcaggagcag gagATTGAACAGAGGCTCCAGCAGCAGGCCGCTCTGTCCCCTAGCTCTGCCCAGACTGTCCCCAGCGTCAGTAAGACTGAAACCATGATCCGACACCATGCGCTCAGACAG GCGCCCCAGCCCCAGGCCACCCAATCGCAGGCCTCTCTGCAGCGCGGGCTCAGCAGCTCCGCCCGGGGAGTGCTGTCCAACTTCGCCCAGGCCTCCCAGCTGTCAGTGGCCAGCAGCCTCCTGGGCATGACGGGCAAGCAGcggtgcggcggcggcggcgggagccGGGCACAGCACGACAGCCGGCGCCAGCTCTACAACATCCCCG GGGTGAACATTGCTTACCTGAACCCTGGAAGTGTGGGGGGGCACAAAGCATCCAGCCTGGCTGATCGGCAGAGAGAGTACCTGCTGGACATGATCCCGCCTCGGTCCATATCGCAGTCCATTACTGGACAAAAATGA